The following coding sequences lie in one Thermogemmatispora onikobensis genomic window:
- a CDS encoding MFS transporter — MDARISQHHLTVREQLVLSFLWLGLNIQSAALLPIVVPTQILLFVAPGQAGSAEQATFLGWLSAMGAFFSLVVPPIVGLLSDHTSSPFGRRRPYIVVGGGLTLVSALLLAGAVNAMLLVTGLALFQFASNVVWAAYQGVLPDLVPEDQRGEASGYMGLMTILGNVGSLGLAAWLFGGVSLGSLGASLITHGALIYYLVTDLVMLLGILVTAFGVHELPYHPGTLAESRLRSWERLRRWLSSNWVAPWRSSNFTTVFLTRFCVMMGLYLFMTFIEYYFANVAHVSNFVQQTAAVATLALVGALLSTLGLGLLSDHVRRAPLVCLATLIMGLPALAFVVAPAALPLWPLGLLFGLGYGAYTSVDWALAIDALPSLEVAAKDLGLWGASSNLPLTLAPLIGSLVISMAAGHDQTALGYRLVFALAAFFLLLGAVLVLRVRERRQQPVLAEPSESEAEEQAPDGGGRLLRTSTSIPATAATSSAAHSIQERRGPRGRVNPLWLLARETHAGEARGIMRFWTFWEKLTLAVLGIEPVPAAPYGLFQARLTRYHGRRPFVLPDGTRIDRGDRLVELHFANRRLRDAALRSSPWELLRLMRADLRALAAWLQTPACAEVRAVYGVTLLGQAAPRLGFSVRERARNLWSRADRIFMTGLLLLYHPQGRARLARGTTYGRYPKEVWMSRAELLRRYGGPEGAAMTVPGWQSPH, encoded by the coding sequence ATGGATGCACGTATCTCTCAGCATCATCTGACGGTTCGTGAACAGCTCGTTCTTAGTTTCCTCTGGCTTGGGCTGAACATCCAATCTGCTGCTCTCTTACCGATTGTGGTCCCGACGCAGATCCTGCTATTTGTGGCTCCGGGCCAGGCAGGCAGCGCCGAGCAGGCAACCTTTCTGGGCTGGCTGTCAGCGATGGGCGCTTTTTTTTCGCTCGTGGTGCCCCCCATCGTTGGCCTGCTTTCTGATCACACCAGCAGCCCCTTTGGACGGCGACGACCCTATATCGTGGTCGGTGGGGGGCTGACGCTGGTGAGTGCCCTGCTATTGGCGGGTGCCGTGAACGCAATGCTGTTGGTGACAGGGCTGGCGCTCTTCCAGTTCGCCAGCAACGTTGTCTGGGCGGCCTATCAGGGCGTGCTGCCCGATCTGGTGCCGGAGGACCAGCGCGGCGAGGCTTCCGGCTACATGGGCCTGATGACGATCCTGGGCAACGTCGGCAGCCTGGGGCTGGCGGCCTGGTTGTTCGGAGGGGTGAGCCTGGGATCGCTCGGCGCTTCTCTGATCACCCACGGCGCGCTGATTTATTACCTGGTGACCGATCTGGTTATGCTGCTGGGCATTCTGGTGACAGCCTTTGGGGTGCACGAGCTGCCCTATCATCCGGGGACCCTGGCCGAAAGCCGGCTCCGCTCCTGGGAGAGGCTGCGTCGCTGGCTGAGCAGCAACTGGGTCGCGCCCTGGCGCAGCTCCAATTTTACAACTGTCTTCTTGACGCGCTTCTGCGTCATGATGGGGCTGTACTTATTCATGACCTTTATCGAGTACTACTTTGCGAATGTGGCGCACGTCTCCAATTTTGTGCAGCAGACTGCCGCTGTGGCCACGCTGGCACTGGTGGGGGCCTTGCTGAGTACGCTGGGCCTGGGTCTGCTCTCGGATCACGTTCGCCGTGCACCGCTCGTCTGCCTGGCTACGCTGATTATGGGGCTGCCAGCTCTGGCTTTTGTGGTGGCGCCGGCGGCGCTGCCGCTCTGGCCGTTGGGCCTGCTCTTCGGCCTTGGCTACGGAGCCTATACCAGCGTTGACTGGGCCCTGGCGATTGATGCGCTGCCTTCGCTGGAGGTGGCCGCCAAGGATCTGGGCCTGTGGGGCGCCTCATCGAACCTGCCTTTAACGCTTGCTCCCTTGATTGGTAGCCTGGTCATCAGTATGGCTGCTGGTCATGATCAGACAGCTCTGGGCTATCGCCTGGTCTTCGCTCTGGCTGCGTTCTTCCTCCTGCTCGGGGCTGTTCTGGTGCTACGGGTGCGCGAGCGGCGCCAGCAGCCTGTCCTGGCGGAGCCGTCGGAAAGCGAAGCTGAGGAGCAGGCACCTGATGGAGGAGGAAGGTTACTGAGGACGTCAACGTCGATCCCTGCCACTGCTGCTACCTCCTCGGCGGCTCATTCGATTCAGGAGAGACGGGGACCACGGGGCCGTGTCAATCCTCTCTGGTTGCTGGCGCGTGAGACGCATGCTGGCGAGGCGCGGGGGATCATGCGCTTCTGGACCTTCTGGGAGAAGTTGACGCTCGCTGTGCTTGGGATTGAGCCGGTGCCTGCTGCTCCCTATGGCCTCTTTCAGGCCCGCCTCACGCGCTATCATGGCCGACGTCCGTTTGTGCTGCCCGATGGAACGCGCATCGACCGCGGTGATCGGCTGGTGGAGCTGCACTTTGCCAATCGGCGCCTGCGCGATGCCGCCCTGCGGAGTTCTCCCTGGGAGCTGCTGCGTCTGATGCGAGCCGATCTGCGCGCCCTGGCAGCCTGGCTGCAGACGCCGGCCTGCGCGGAGGTGCGCGCTGTCTATGGGGTGACGCTCTTGGGCCAGGCAGCGCCTCGCCTGGGCTTTAGCGTGCGAGAGAGAGCGCGTAACCTGTGGAGCCGGGCCGATCGCATTTTTATGACTGGCCTGCTGCTCCTCTATCATCCGCAGGGGCGGGCTCGTCTCGCTCGCGGCACCACCTATGGCCGCTATCCCAAGGAGGTGTGGATGTCGCGCGCCGAACTGCTGCGCCGCTACGGCGGGCCGGAGGGTGCAGCGATGACTGTGCCAGGCTGGCAGTCGCCGCATTGA
- a CDS encoding MBL fold metallo-hydrolase, translating to MAEEQKRHGRAAGDLPGWREQRVKVTLLSDDKKHRATAGERPKHPAELTPGAEEVVRGVWKITLPIPFPLRTVNVYALVGRDGWALVDAAMGTPEARAVLAEGLERAGLQLRDLRALVLSHHHPDHIGLSAELQEQSGAAVYMHPIDASIMEAMWRDGRSDQRSQQRSFAQANQFFRPHGMPPLEPTVSSQLPPEVVNFVIRVPPAEAITHVEDGAEITLVGEHYRVIWTPGHSDGHIVLFRERDGLLLAADHVLPRITPNIGLYSEYNRANPLGDYIQSLEKVRHLPASLVLPGHGEPFHHLARRVRELIRHHAQRELEILSLLGRRPQHAYQLAEQVFGPRLKSDEARRMAVAEILSHLEHLRLGGYVKQERTDDGLILYAAV from the coding sequence GTGGCAGAGGAGCAGAAGAGGCATGGGCGAGCCGCTGGCGATCTGCCCGGCTGGAGAGAGCAGCGAGTGAAGGTGACTCTCTTGAGTGACGATAAGAAGCACCGTGCAACGGCTGGTGAGCGCCCCAAGCATCCCGCCGAGCTGACGCCAGGGGCCGAAGAGGTCGTTCGTGGCGTCTGGAAGATCACGCTGCCCATTCCTTTCCCCTTGCGCACGGTCAATGTCTATGCCCTGGTAGGCCGTGATGGTTGGGCTTTGGTGGATGCGGCGATGGGGACGCCCGAGGCCCGGGCCGTTCTGGCTGAGGGGCTGGAGCGTGCCGGCTTGCAGCTGCGGGATCTGCGGGCCCTGGTTCTCTCACATCATCACCCTGACCATATTGGCCTGTCGGCAGAATTGCAGGAGCAGAGCGGCGCCGCGGTCTATATGCATCCCATCGATGCCTCCATTATGGAGGCGATGTGGCGCGATGGCCGCAGCGACCAGCGCAGCCAGCAGCGCTCGTTCGCTCAGGCGAATCAGTTTTTCAGGCCGCATGGAATGCCACCGTTGGAGCCGACGGTCAGCTCGCAGCTGCCGCCGGAGGTGGTGAACTTTGTCATTCGCGTGCCCCCCGCTGAGGCCATTACCCACGTCGAAGATGGCGCTGAAATTACTCTGGTTGGGGAGCACTACCGCGTCATCTGGACGCCCGGTCATTCAGACGGCCATATTGTGCTCTTCCGCGAGCGCGATGGCCTCTTGCTGGCTGCCGACCATGTACTGCCACGCATCACCCCAAATATCGGCCTCTATTCGGAGTACAATCGGGCTAATCCATTGGGGGACTACATTCAGTCGCTGGAAAAAGTGCGTCATCTTCCGGCGAGCCTGGTACTTCCGGGTCATGGCGAGCCGTTCCACCATCTGGCGCGCCGCGTGCGCGAGCTGATCAGACACCACGCTCAGCGCGAGCTGGAGATTTTGTCTCTGCTCGGTCGGCGCCCCCAGCATGCCTATCAGCTCGCCGAGCAGGTTTTCGGCCCCCGCCTGAAGAGCGATGAGGCGCGTCGTATGGCAGTAGCTGAGATTCTCTCCCATTTGGAGCACCTGCGCCTGGGCGGCTACGTCAAGCAGGAGCGCACAGATGACGGCCTGATTCTCTACGCCGCCGTCTAG
- a CDS encoding HU family DNA-binding protein has protein sequence MATAKKKEVATIGRQELAKRIAQKADISQKQAGIILETTLDVIRDALKSGDEVRLVGFGSFKVRKSAPRKGVNPRDGQTIQVPAKNRVRFSAGKELNEAVQSKK, from the coding sequence ATGGCAACAGCGAAGAAGAAGGAAGTTGCGACGATTGGCCGTCAGGAATTGGCCAAGCGCATCGCTCAGAAGGCCGATATCTCTCAGAAGCAGGCGGGTATCATTCTGGAAACGACGCTGGACGTGATTCGCGATGCCCTCAAGTCCGGCGATGAGGTCCGCCTGGTTGGCTTCGGCTCCTTTAAGGTACGCAAGAGCGCGCCGCGCAAGGGCGTCAACCCGCGCGATGGTCAGACCATTCAGGTGCCCGCAAAGAACCGCGTGCGCTTCTCCGCCGGCAAGGAACTGAACGAAGCTGTACAGAGCAAGAAATAG